The following proteins are encoded in a genomic region of Chryseobacterium cucumeris:
- a CDS encoding FtsW/RodA/SpoVE family cell cycle protein, which produces MDEQNTENRFEFLKGDKVLWMVILVISIFSIFPVYSASSNLEYIVNNGTTTGHVIKHMFFVVLGLAIMRLVGTIKYEYIGKLSSILLGLMIILLIVTMFTGQTIDGASASRWLKIPGTPISFQPSSFAFLMLIIYLCRYLTKKITRERLPIENIMYIFGPILLVFVLVAKDNGSTALMILMVSVVVLIIGQLHWKYIAGFISASFVAIVFFLLIALNTNMIGGNRVHTWMSRIETFTSSKAKTADVDDESVKAKNYQVMQAKAAIVHGGITGMGPGKSALKQMLPQSASDFIFAVIVEEYGVIGAAFLISLYLIMMIRIVMIASKMPAFFGSLLVLSLGVMIFIQLSVNIAVAVNLIPVTGQPLPLISYGGTSMLVTYLQLGIILNISSRIQIYDEEGMGKKQSIAEINDIA; this is translated from the coding sequence ATGGACGAACAGAACACAGAAAACAGATTTGAATTTCTAAAGGGCGATAAAGTACTTTGGATGGTCATCCTTGTGATCTCCATTTTCTCTATTTTCCCGGTATACTCTGCAAGTTCAAATCTCGAATACATTGTCAATAACGGGACCACAACAGGCCACGTTATCAAACATATGTTCTTTGTAGTTCTGGGACTAGCCATTATGAGACTGGTAGGAACTATAAAATATGAATACATCGGAAAGCTCAGCAGTATCCTGCTCGGCCTGATGATTATTCTGTTGATTGTCACCATGTTTACCGGACAAACCATTGATGGAGCAAGTGCTTCCAGATGGCTGAAAATTCCGGGAACACCAATCTCTTTCCAGCCTTCATCATTTGCCTTTTTAATGCTGATCATCTATCTGTGCAGGTATCTGACCAAAAAGATCACCAGGGAAAGGCTTCCGATAGAGAATATCATGTATATTTTCGGGCCTATCCTGCTTGTTTTTGTATTGGTAGCCAAAGATAACGGTTCAACGGCATTAATGATTTTAATGGTTTCCGTAGTGGTTCTCATAATAGGACAGCTTCACTGGAAATACATTGCAGGATTTATCTCCGCATCATTTGTAGCCATTGTGTTCTTTTTATTGATTGCCTTAAATACCAATATGATCGGTGGAAACCGTGTTCACACATGGATGAGCCGTATTGAAACCTTTACATCAAGCAAAGCCAAAACAGCAGATGTAGATGATGAAAGTGTAAAAGCAAAAAATTATCAGGTAATGCAGGCCAAAGCAGCTATTGTACACGGCGGAATTACTGGAATGGGGCCAGGGAAAAGTGCATTGAAACAAATGCTTCCGCAATCTGCCTCCGACTTTATTTTCGCAGTGATTGTAGAAGAATATGGGGTGATTGGAGCCGCTTTTCTGATCAGTTTGTACCTGATTATGATGATCAGGATTGTGATGATCGCCAGTAAAATGCCGGCATTTTTCGGATCGTTGCTCGTGCTCAGTCTCGGGGTAATGATCTTCATTCAGCTTTCGGTAAATATTGCCGTTGCTGTAAACCTCATCCCGGTAACAGGACAGCCGCTGCCTTTAATTAGTTATGGAGGAACATCCATGCTGGTGACCTATTTACAGTTAGGTATTATTTTAAATATAAGCTCAAGAATTCAGATTTATGATGAAGAAGGAATGGGCAAAAAACAAAGTATAGCAGAAATAAACGATATCGCTTAA
- the murG gene encoding undecaprenyldiphospho-muramoylpentapeptide beta-N-acetylglucosaminyltransferase yields the protein MDKKLRILLSGGGTGGHIFPAIAIADEIRKRFPDAEFLFIGANGKMEMEKVPQAGYKIEGIDIAGIDRGNLLSNLGLPFKILKSLSKSKKIIKNFAPDFAVGTGGFASGPALYEASKMGIPIFIQEQNAHAGVTNKILSKKAKAVFTAYPKVEGFPTEKIKFLGNPIRENIVSGMQETAQAKEKMGLDKDKLTILSVGGSLGSRTLNNAWKENIENLKEKGYQLIWQTGKLDYKELSSSLQLPVSIHLKEFIKDMELAYSAADIIVSRAGAIAISELAVAQKPVLLVPFPFAAEDHQTKNAINLVEKNAARMVKDSEMQEKFWNTLSEICENERIRKEMSDNLKYFAKPNAAKEIVDEIFNVIK from the coding sequence ATGGACAAAAAATTAAGAATATTATTATCCGGCGGAGGAACAGGAGGACATATCTTCCCTGCCATTGCCATTGCTGATGAGATCAGAAAAAGATTTCCTGATGCAGAATTTTTGTTCATTGGTGCCAATGGAAAAATGGAAATGGAAAAAGTTCCTCAGGCAGGCTATAAAATTGAAGGAATTGATATCGCAGGAATCGACAGAGGTAATCTGTTATCCAACCTGGGACTTCCTTTTAAGATTCTGAAAAGTTTATCAAAGTCTAAAAAGATTATCAAAAACTTCGCTCCTGATTTTGCTGTAGGAACAGGAGGATTTGCCAGTGGACCTGCTCTTTATGAAGCTAGCAAAATGGGAATTCCGATTTTCATACAGGAACAGAACGCTCACGCTGGGGTAACCAATAAAATTTTAAGCAAGAAAGCCAAAGCCGTTTTCACAGCCTACCCAAAAGTAGAAGGCTTTCCTACAGAGAAAATAAAGTTTCTGGGAAATCCGATTCGTGAGAATATTGTTTCAGGAATGCAGGAAACCGCTCAGGCAAAAGAGAAAATGGGATTGGATAAAGATAAACTTACGATTCTTTCTGTAGGAGGTTCTTTGGGATCCAGAACATTGAATAATGCCTGGAAAGAAAATATTGAGAATCTGAAAGAAAAAGGATATCAATTAATTTGGCAAACAGGAAAGTTGGATTACAAAGAATTATCTTCCAGCCTCCAGCTTCCAGTTTCCATTCATTTGAAAGAATTTATCAAAGACATGGAACTGGCGTATTCTGCAGCTGATATCATTGTTTCCAGAGCCGGAGCTATTGCCATTTCAGAGTTGGCTGTAGCACAAAAGCCGGTGCTTTTGGTACCTTTCCCTTTTGCAGCGGAAGACCATCAAACCAAAAATGCCATAAACCTGGTTGAAAAAAATGCTGCCAGAATGGTAAAAGACTCTGAAATGCAGGAAAAATTCTGGAATACATTATCAGAAATCTGCGAAAATGAAAGGATAAGAAAAGAAATGTCCGACAATCTGAAATATTTTGCCAAGCCAAATGCTGCAAAAGAGATTGTAGACGAGATTTTTAACGTAATAAAATAG
- the ftsZ gene encoding cell division protein FtsZ yields the protein MENIGTQGFSFDLPKGNSSIIKVIGVGGGGNNALKHMYEKGIHGVDFVICNTDAQTLDNNPVANKVQLGTSITEGLGAGADPEVGEKSAIESIEDIKAAMGQNTKMVFITAGMGGGTGTGAAPVIAKVAKDMGILTVGIVTVPFSFEGKRRLEQAENGLDKLRNNVDSLIVINNDKLRQQFGNLGFKQGFSKADEVLTNAAKGMAEVITGYFDVNIDFRDAKSVLQNSGTALMSTGTASGENKAEEAVRKALDSPLLNDNKITGAKNVLLLIRSGAEEVTMDEIGIIMDHIQKEAGNTADIIFGVGADEELGDAVSVLVIATGFSNDNKKFAGPTEKIRISLNDSFEAPKNSPFKTREERESAPEATHDFGGKNLFRLDDEEHDTPFNVTSTEKKMIIEEEQPRTEIKFFDKEEGTVNTPEQNWRNEEEGEEEYSLFSIDEESEDPNDLEIQSFSFDFENKKEEPQSGTPFNNSFSNEKPVEFSFFVNEPIRNEPNTDFGQPKAEFNTPTNAAVAEPAQKIETFYQKQEEPKVETRPAFENKTEIETPKTEESEFTFVNKTIDQDRVIERRNKLKEFNSRYQNFDSTSEFESIPAFKRKNISIDGNNASDQNINTYLSDNNGSMQIRENRFLNKDVD from the coding sequence ATGGAAAATATAGGTACACAAGGATTTTCATTTGATTTACCAAAAGGAAATTCATCCATTATAAAAGTAATCGGTGTAGGGGGCGGTGGAAATAACGCTCTGAAGCACATGTACGAGAAAGGAATCCACGGAGTAGATTTCGTGATTTGTAATACGGATGCTCAGACTTTAGATAATAACCCGGTAGCCAATAAAGTTCAGTTGGGAACTTCTATCACAGAAGGTCTTGGAGCTGGTGCCGATCCTGAAGTAGGAGAAAAATCAGCCATCGAAAGTATTGAAGATATCAAAGCTGCTATGGGTCAAAACACCAAAATGGTGTTCATCACTGCCGGAATGGGTGGTGGTACAGGTACCGGAGCCGCTCCTGTCATTGCTAAAGTAGCGAAAGACATGGGAATTCTTACCGTAGGTATTGTTACGGTTCCTTTCAGCTTTGAAGGGAAAAGAAGACTGGAACAGGCAGAAAACGGTCTTGATAAATTAAGAAACAATGTTGACTCACTTATTGTCATCAACAATGATAAACTAAGACAGCAATTCGGAAACCTTGGATTCAAGCAGGGATTCTCAAAAGCCGATGAAGTGTTAACCAATGCTGCGAAAGGTATGGCAGAGGTTATTACCGGTTACTTTGATGTAAACATTGACTTTAGAGATGCTAAATCTGTACTTCAGAATTCAGGTACTGCATTGATGTCTACAGGAACAGCTTCAGGTGAAAATAAAGCTGAAGAAGCGGTAAGAAAAGCCCTTGATTCTCCATTATTGAATGATAACAAGATTACAGGTGCTAAAAACGTATTATTATTGATCAGAAGTGGTGCTGAGGAAGTGACCATGGATGAGATCGGTATTATCATGGACCACATTCAGAAAGAAGCTGGAAACACAGCGGATATCATTTTCGGGGTAGGTGCAGATGAAGAATTAGGAGATGCGGTAAGCGTTCTTGTGATCGCCACTGGATTCTCTAATGACAATAAAAAATTTGCAGGGCCTACAGAGAAAATCAGAATCAGTCTTAATGATAGTTTTGAAGCACCTAAAAATTCTCCTTTCAAAACAAGAGAAGAAAGAGAATCAGCTCCTGAAGCAACGCATGATTTTGGTGGGAAAAACCTTTTCAGACTTGATGACGAAGAACACGACACTCCGTTCAATGTGACGTCTACTGAAAAAAAAATGATTATTGAAGAAGAACAGCCAAGAACTGAAATAAAATTCTTTGATAAAGAGGAAGGTACGGTAAATACTCCGGAACAGAACTGGAGAAATGAGGAGGAAGGAGAAGAAGAATACAGCTTATTCTCTATTGATGAGGAGAGTGAAGATCCTAATGATCTTGAGATCCAGTCTTTCTCATTTGATTTTGAAAATAAAAAAGAAGAACCACAATCCGGAACTCCTTTTAACAACTCGTTTTCAAATGAAAAGCCTGTTGAATTCAGTTTCTTTGTAAATGAGCCTATCAGAAATGAACCTAATACGGATTTCGGACAGCCAAAAGCAGAGTTTAATACACCTACAAATGCCGCTGTAGCTGAACCAGCTCAAAAGATTGAAACTTTCTATCAGAAACAGGAAGAGCCAAAAGTTGAAACGAGACCAGCTTTTGAAAACAAAACAGAAATTGAAACTCCAAAAACTGAAGAATCAGAATTCACTTTCGTGAATAAAACGATTGATCAGGACAGAGTTATTGAAAGAAGAAATAAATTAAAAGAATTCAACTCGCGCTACCAGAATTTTGACAGCACAAGTGAATTCGAATCTATTCCGGCTTTTAAAAGAAAAAATATTTCGATCGACGGAAACAATGCTTCAGACCAGAATATCAATACTTACCTGTCTGATAACAATGGATCCATGCAGATCAGAGAAAACAGATTTTTAAATAAAGATGTAGACTAA
- the ftsA gene encoding cell division protein FtsA translates to MENQEYSVGLDIGTTKIVAIVGRRNAHGKIEVLGVGKAKSLGVHKGIVNNISQTINSIKAAVSEAQSSAGVPIRKVTVGIAGKHIRSLQHSDYIMREHPDKFITDDDIEALKDQVKKLVMLPGEEIIHVLPQEYKVDSEGEIQEPVGMHGKRLEANFHVVVGQMGSIRNIARCVREAGLEMEALTLEPLASSEAVLTKEEKEAGVAIVDIGGGTTDIAIFKDNIIRHTCVIPYGGGIITEDIKEGCSIIEKHAEQLKVKFGSAVPELEKDSTFVTIPGLHGRPDKEISLKTLAQIINARVEEVLEMVNTELKAYGAFEQKKKLIAGIVLTGGGSNLKHLRQLANYTTGFDSRIGFANEYIANDKNQYLKGPEFATSIGLLMESLKIRDKKQNIDEVVEVVTEQPKPEVTAAQAETAQPVQQAAPVQEQQSFENEKQENRKAKLTFGQSLMEKVKKFFEEVE, encoded by the coding sequence ATGGAAAATCAAGAGTATTCAGTAGGTCTGGACATCGGGACAACGAAGATAGTCGCGATTGTCGGAAGAAGGAATGCACACGGGAAGATAGAAGTTCTCGGTGTAGGAAAAGCTAAGAGTCTTGGTGTTCATAAAGGTATTGTGAATAATATTTCACAAACCATTAATTCAATCAAGGCTGCAGTCTCCGAAGCACAATCCAGCGCCGGAGTTCCTATCCGCAAAGTTACGGTAGGTATTGCAGGAAAACACATCCGTTCTCTGCAGCACTCCGATTATATTATGCGTGAACATCCTGACAAATTTATTACAGACGACGACATCGAAGCATTAAAAGATCAGGTAAAAAAGCTGGTTATGCTTCCCGGAGAAGAAATTATCCACGTACTTCCTCAAGAATATAAAGTGGATTCCGAGGGGGAAATTCAGGAACCTGTCGGAATGCACGGAAAACGTTTAGAAGCCAACTTCCACGTTGTAGTTGGGCAAATGGGCAGCATCAGAAATATTGCAAGATGTGTTCGTGAAGCCGGATTAGAAATGGAAGCCCTTACTTTAGAGCCATTGGCATCTTCAGAAGCTGTCCTAACAAAAGAAGAAAAAGAAGCCGGTGTAGCCATTGTTGATATTGGTGGTGGTACAACAGATATTGCGATCTTTAAAGATAATATCATCCGTCATACCTGTGTGATTCCATACGGAGGCGGAATTATTACCGAAGATATCAAAGAAGGCTGTTCCATCATAGAAAAACATGCAGAACAACTGAAAGTAAAGTTTGGTTCGGCTGTTCCCGAATTAGAAAAAGACAGTACTTTTGTAACCATTCCCGGACTTCACGGAAGACCGGACAAAGAGATTTCTTTAAAAACTTTAGCGCAGATCATCAATGCAAGAGTAGAAGAAGTTTTGGAAATGGTGAATACAGAGCTGAAAGCTTACGGTGCTTTTGAACAAAAGAAAAAACTGATTGCCGGAATTGTTCTTACGGGTGGTGGTTCAAACCTGAAACACCTTCGTCAGCTGGCCAATTATACGACAGGTTTCGACAGCAGAATCGGTTTTGCGAATGAATATATCGCCAATGATAAAAATCAGTATCTGAAAGGCCCTGAATTTGCTACCTCTATCGGATTACTGATGGAAAGTTTAAAGATCAGAGACAAAAAACAGAATATTGACGAAGTTGTAGAAGTTGTTACAGAGCAACCCAAACCGGAAGTTACTGCAGCACAGGCAGAAACAGCTCAACCTGTTCAGCAGGCAGCCCCGGTTCAGGAGCAGCAGTCTTTCGAAAATGAAAAGCAAGAGAACAGAAAAGCGAAATTGACCTTCGGGCAGTCGCTTATGGAAAAAGTAAAAAAATTCTTTGAAGAAGTAGAGTAA
- the murC gene encoding UDP-N-acetylmuramate--L-alanine ligase, producing MNILQTYQTFYFVGIGGIGMSALARYFNASGKKVLGYDKTNTKLTQNLMNEGIDIVFEDLIDERITSLQKEDTLVIYTPAIKTLGILDYFNQNQFEVLKRAKVLGLITENTDCIAIAGTHGKTTTSTLVAHLCKEADLPFSCFLGGISENFKSNFLYNGSTYSVVEADEYDRSFLNLSPDWAVVTSTDADHLDIYGDKSHIEEGFRHFAALVPQDKQLFVRKGLEIGRGHQTYAVNEPADYYSDNLRMEHDKIYFDFHTPTETVKDFVWEIPGIHNVENATAALAILHNLGADFDTLKKAIANFKGIKRRYTKHIYQNGKIYIDDYAHHPTEINAVMSSIRTFYPDKKLLVAFQPHLFSRTRDFADGFAESLSKADELILLDIYPARELQENFEGITSNWLLEKVTLDKKEVSPLSDAFEKIKEKDFDILLTVGAGNIDTLYDPICEWINKL from the coding sequence ATGAACATTTTACAAACATATCAGACTTTTTACTTCGTTGGAATCGGAGGTATAGGAATGAGTGCATTGGCACGCTATTTCAATGCATCCGGAAAAAAAGTATTGGGTTACGACAAAACCAATACAAAGCTTACTCAGAATCTGATGAATGAAGGCATTGATATTGTTTTTGAAGATCTTATTGATGAAAGGATCACATCCCTTCAGAAAGAAGATACGTTGGTAATTTATACTCCGGCTATCAAAACGCTTGGAATATTGGATTATTTCAATCAAAATCAGTTTGAAGTTTTAAAACGTGCTAAAGTTTTAGGCTTAATTACTGAAAATACAGACTGTATTGCCATTGCAGGAACTCATGGGAAAACCACCACGTCTACCCTTGTAGCCCATTTGTGTAAAGAGGCCGATCTTCCTTTCTCATGCTTTTTGGGAGGAATTTCTGAAAACTTTAAATCCAACTTCCTGTACAACGGTTCTACCTATTCTGTAGTAGAGGCAGATGAGTATGACAGAAGCTTCCTGAACCTTTCTCCGGACTGGGCAGTAGTAACTTCTACAGATGCAGACCATCTTGATATTTATGGAGATAAGAGCCATATCGAAGAAGGTTTCAGACACTTTGCAGCTTTAGTACCTCAGGACAAACAGCTTTTTGTAAGAAAAGGTCTGGAAATTGGCAGAGGGCACCAAACCTATGCAGTGAATGAGCCGGCAGATTATTATTCAGACAATCTGCGTATGGAACATGATAAGATTTATTTTGACTTCCATACCCCCACTGAAACAGTGAAAGATTTTGTCTGGGAAATACCGGGAATTCATAATGTGGAAAATGCCACTGCAGCACTGGCTATCCTGCATAATTTAGGCGCAGATTTTGATACGCTGAAAAAAGCAATTGCCAATTTTAAGGGAATTAAAAGAAGATATACCAAACATATTTATCAAAACGGTAAAATTTACATTGATGATTATGCTCACCACCCTACAGAAATCAATGCTGTAATGAGCTCAATCAGAACATTTTATCCGGATAAAAAACTTCTGGTAGCCTTCCAGCCTCACCTTTTCAGCAGAACAAGAGATTTCGCAGACGGATTTGCGGAAAGCTTAAGTAAGGCAGATGAACTCATTCTTCTTGATATTTATCCTGCAAGAGAACTTCAGGAAAATTTTGAAGGAATCACTTCAAACTGGCTGCTGGAGAAAGTAACATTAGATAAAAAAGAGGTATCGCCTTTATCCGATGCTTTTGAAAAAATAAAAGAAAAAGATTTTGACATCCTTCTTACTGTAGGTGCAGGAAATATAGACACCCTGTATGATCCTATTTGTGAATGGATAAATAAATTGTAA
- a CDS encoding cell division protein FtsQ/DivIB, giving the protein MKNKYRILKIVVTVIILGLLLSFSLRRFSREQITDNKISVKMSEKTPVYFVDEKDIREIVKKENPSGKVGDLNIPALEKKINSLPAVDSANVYLNLNGKLNLDIKQRVPVFRLNKDGKDFYVDEKGIEFPISRTYSHPCMLVTGNVHPDEYEKLAELVEKIDKDDFSKKYFIGISKSKDSYSLLTSEGNYRVEIGDLDNIDFKVRGFKTFVEKYLVYQDPQKYSMVSVKYQNQIVTTLNPYFKENDSILKAGKMELAKVPSPTAAKKTEGNPKIAEVKKTGSSTVKPKEGTKPKTHTKETKKAEKKPPVKAQSKPKAKVKIE; this is encoded by the coding sequence ATGAAAAATAAATACAGAATATTAAAAATTGTTGTCACCGTAATTATCCTGGGATTGTTACTGAGCTTCTCGTTGAGGAGATTCAGCCGTGAGCAGATTACGGACAATAAGATTTCTGTAAAAATGAGTGAGAAAACACCGGTGTATTTTGTTGATGAAAAAGACATCAGGGAAATTGTAAAAAAAGAAAATCCATCAGGGAAAGTAGGCGATCTTAATATTCCTGCTTTAGAAAAAAAGATCAATTCCTTACCGGCAGTAGACAGTGCCAATGTTTATCTGAACCTGAACGGAAAACTGAACCTGGATATCAAACAGAGGGTTCCGGTCTTCAGATTAAACAAAGACGGAAAAGACTTTTATGTGGACGAAAAAGGAATTGAATTCCCAATTTCAAGAACCTATTCGCACCCATGTATGCTGGTAACCGGAAACGTACATCCGGATGAATATGAAAAACTGGCAGAACTGGTAGAAAAGATTGACAAAGATGATTTCAGTAAAAAATATTTTATCGGAATCTCTAAAAGTAAAGACAGTTACAGTCTTTTGACCAGCGAAGGAAACTACAGAGTTGAGATCGGAGACCTTGATAATATTGATTTTAAAGTAAGAGGATTTAAAACGTTTGTGGAAAAATACCTTGTGTATCAGGACCCTCAGAAATACAGCATGGTTTCTGTAAAATATCAGAATCAGATTGTCACTACTTTAAACCCTTATTTTAAAGAAAATGACAGTATTTTAAAGGCAGGAAAGATGGAACTGGCAAAAGTTCCTTCCCCAACAGCCGCTAAAAAGACGGAGGGTAACCCCAAAATTGCAGAGGTAAAAAAAACCGGTTCCTCAACAGTAAAACCGAAAGAGGGTACAAAGCCGAAAACCCATACAAAAGAAACGAAAAAGGCGGAGAAAAAGCCACCCGTCAAGGCCCAGTCCAAGCCTAAGGCAAAAGTAAAAATAGAATAA
- the murD gene encoding UDP-N-acetylmuramoyl-L-alanine--D-glutamate ligase, protein MKIVVLGGGESGCGAAYLAKKKGLEVFLSDKGAIKDNYKQFLTENEIEFEEGNHDEERILNADWIVKSPGIPKKADIINRIHEKGIRLSSEIEFASEFTDAKIIAITGSNGKTTTTSLIYYILKNDGLNVGLGGNIGYSFAKQVADENHEYYVLEVSSFQLDDIQNFRPYISLLLNLSQDHLDQYNYNYEEYALAKFRITENQENDNFFIYNKDDEMSKNLLEKLEIKAKMIPFSTKEKLTEGGFVNDDEIVVKMKDEFAMKVDELSLLGNHNVANSLAASIAGKILKINNESIRHSLMTFQAVEHRLEFVTEIDNVKYINDSKATNVNATYYALESMKTPTVWIVGGLDKGNDYTEIEDLVKRKVKAIVCLGIDNKKIIDFFKDKKELIYDTSSMEEAVRISKSLAKKGDTVLLSPCCASFDLFKSYEDRGRQFKEQVLNANGH, encoded by the coding sequence ATGAAAATAGTTGTTTTAGGAGGTGGAGAAAGCGGATGCGGAGCTGCTTATCTGGCTAAAAAGAAAGGTCTGGAAGTATTTCTTTCAGATAAAGGAGCCATTAAGGATAACTATAAGCAGTTTCTTACCGAAAATGAAATTGAATTTGAAGAAGGAAACCACGATGAAGAAAGGATTTTAAATGCTGACTGGATCGTAAAAAGCCCGGGAATTCCGAAAAAGGCTGATATCATCAATAGAATTCATGAAAAAGGAATCAGACTTTCCTCTGAAATTGAATTTGCTTCAGAATTTACAGATGCAAAGATCATTGCCATTACCGGAAGCAACGGAAAAACAACCACAACTTCACTGATCTACTACATCCTGAAAAATGACGGATTGAATGTAGGTTTAGGAGGAAATATCGGATACAGCTTTGCGAAGCAGGTGGCGGATGAAAACCATGAATACTATGTATTGGAAGTGAGCTCTTTCCAGCTGGATGATATTCAGAATTTCAGACCTTATATCTCTTTATTGTTGAATCTGTCTCAGGATCACCTGGATCAGTACAACTACAATTATGAAGAATATGCATTGGCCAAATTCCGAATCACAGAAAATCAGGAGAATGATAACTTCTTCATCTACAACAAGGACGATGAAATGAGTAAAAATCTTCTTGAAAAGCTTGAAATAAAGGCGAAAATGATTCCTTTCTCAACCAAAGAGAAATTAACGGAAGGAGGTTTTGTGAATGATGATGAAATTGTGGTAAAAATGAAAGACGAATTCGCAATGAAAGTTGATGAATTGTCTCTGCTGGGAAATCACAATGTAGCTAACAGCCTGGCAGCATCTATTGCCGGTAAGATATTAAAAATCAACAATGAAAGCATCAGACATTCATTGATGACCTTCCAGGCCGTAGAGCACAGATTAGAGTTCGTTACTGAAATTGATAACGTAAAATACATCAACGACAGTAAAGCAACCAATGTAAATGCAACTTACTATGCCTTAGAAAGCATGAAAACGCCAACCGTATGGATTGTTGGTGGATTAGATAAAGGAAATGACTATACCGAAATTGAAGATTTAGTCAAAAGAAAAGTAAAGGCAATTGTTTGTCTTGGAATAGATAACAAGAAGATCATCGATTTCTTTAAAGATAAAAAAGAGCTTATTTATGATACTTCAAGCATGGAAGAAGCCGTGAGAATTTCAAAATCACTGGCAAAAAAAGGTGATACGGTCTTATTATCCCCGTGCTGCGCAAGCTTTGACTTGTTCAAAAGCTATGAAGACAGAGGACGCCAGTTTAAAGAACAGGTATTAAATGCCAATGGCCATTAG
- a CDS encoding GIY-YIG nuclease family protein — MKIYYVYIVKCSDNSYYTGFTNDLERRINDHNDGLNSESYTYTRKPVELVFYHEFNDVNQAIRFEKQVKGWSRKKKEAIINDNWDLLPLLSKNRMKD; from the coding sequence ATGAAAATATATTATGTATACATTGTAAAATGTTCCGATAATTCTTACTATACAGGCTTTACCAATGATTTGGAAAGAAGAATTAACGACCATAATGACGGATTAAATTCTGAAAGTTACACGTATACAAGAAAACCTGTGGAACTTGTTTTCTACCATGAGTTTAATGATGTTAATCAAGCTATAAGATTTGAAAAACAAGTTAAAGGCTGGAGTAGGAAAAAGAAAGAAGCAATAATAAATGATAACTGGGATTTATTACCACTGCTATCAAAAAATAGGATGAAAGATTAG